The nucleotide window TGAGACATCACGAGGCCCGGAAACTTGTTCATGTTTTCCAGCATGTTCTCGGGGAAGATGATCATCTTGTCGACCACACCGGTGAGACGGGCGAGGGCGAAATCGAGCGTCACGGTGGCGTCGGGGCCGATCATGCGTTCCACGGAGGAATGCGAGATGTCGCGTTCGTGCCAGAGCGCCACGTTTTCCATCGCCGGGATCACCGCCATGCGCACGAGGCGGGCGAGGCCGGTCAGGTTCTCGGTCAGGACCGGGTTCTTCTTGTGCGGCATGGCCGACGAGCCTTTCTGGCCCATCGAGAAGAATTCGGCGCCTTCGAGGACCTCGGTGCGCTGCATGTGGCGGATCTCGATGGCGACGTTCTCGATGGACGAGGCGATGACGCCGAGGGTCGCGAAGAAGGCGGCGTGGCGGTCGCGGGGGATGACTTGCGTGCTGATGGGCTCGGGTTCGAGGCCCATTTGCTTGCAAACATGTTCTTCGACCCGCGGGTCGATATTGGCGAAGGTGCCGACCGCGCCGGAGATGGCGCCGGTGGCGACCTCGGCCCGGGCGGTGCGCAGGCGGGTGAGGTTGCGGTCCATCTCGGCATAGAAGCGCGCGAAGGTCAGGCCCATGGTGGTGGGTTCGGCGTGTATGCCGTGCGAGCGGCCGACGCGCAGGGTCATCTTGTGCTCGAACGCGCGTTTCTTGAGGGCGGCAAGCAACCCTTCCATGTCGGCGATCAGAAGGTCGGCGGCGCGGACAAGCTGGACGTTCAGGCAGGTATCCAGGACGTCCGAGGAGGTCATGCCCTGGTGGACGAAACGCGCTTCCTCGGAGCCCACATGCTCGGCCAGGTGGGTAAGGAAGGCGATGACGTCATGCTTGGTCACGGCCTCGATCTCGTCAATCCGGGCGACGTCGAAGTCCACATCCTTGGCCTTCCAGACGGCTTGGGCATTCTCGCGCGGGATCACGCCCAGATCCGCCATGGCGTCGCAGGCGTGGGCCTCGATCTCGTACCAGATGCGGAACTTGGTGGCGGGTTCCCAGATGGCGACCATGTCGGGGCGGGAATAGCGAGGGATCATGCGAACGGACCTTTGGATTGAATGGCTGTCGGGCGCGGTTTAGACGGAGGAACGGATGGCGGCAAGACGGGCGTGGCGATTGGTACCGGACCTGGCAGAGTTCGAAGGCGCATGGCGGTTGGAGCGCGACGTGGTGCACGCGGGTGCGGCGCCGGCGCGGTTCGAGGGCGAGGCGCGGTTTGTGCCGGGGAAGGGCGGGCTGGTCTATCGCGAGGCGGGTGTGCTGAGCATGGCCGGACAACCGCCGATGCGGGCCGAGCGGGGGTATCTGTGGCGGGCGCGGGAAGGCGGCGGGATCGACGTGGCGTTCGAGGATGGCCGGTTCTTTCACAGGATCACCGAAGGCGGCGCGGCGCAGCACTGGTGCGACCCGGACATGTACGAGGTTCGCTACGATTTCGAGGACTGGCCGGACTGGAGCGCGCGGTGGCAGGTGCGCGGGCCGCGCAAGGAATACCGGATGGTTAGCCGGTTCACCCGCTTGACGGGACCGTGAAGGCGAACAACACGCCTTATTTCGGCCAAATTGTTTCGGTACGAGAGACAATAGCAAAAACAAGAGCCGGGCGGGCATGGCATCCGACCCGAGCCAGGCACAGAATAAAGCCGGATACAGAGGCTTCATACAGGCAGGGCGGCACCCGTCGGTGC belongs to Roseovarius sp. THAF27 and includes:
- a CDS encoding DUF6314 family protein; amino-acid sequence: MAARRAWRLVPDLAEFEGAWRLERDVVHAGAAPARFEGEARFVPGKGGLVYREAGVLSMAGQPPMRAERGYLWRAREGGGIDVAFEDGRFFHRITEGGAAQHWCDPDMYEVRYDFEDWPDWSARWQVRGPRKEYRMVSRFTRLTGP
- the purB gene encoding adenylosuccinate lyase; translation: MIPRYSRPDMVAIWEPATKFRIWYEIEAHACDAMADLGVIPRENAQAVWKAKDVDFDVARIDEIEAVTKHDVIAFLTHLAEHVGSEEARFVHQGMTSSDVLDTCLNVQLVRAADLLIADMEGLLAALKKRAFEHKMTLRVGRSHGIHAEPTTMGLTFARFYAEMDRNLTRLRTARAEVATGAISGAVGTFANIDPRVEEHVCKQMGLEPEPISTQVIPRDRHAAFFATLGVIASSIENVAIEIRHMQRTEVLEGAEFFSMGQKGSSAMPHKKNPVLTENLTGLARLVRMAVIPAMENVALWHERDISHSSVERMIGPDATVTLDFALARLTGVVDKMIIFPENMLENMNKFPGLVMSQRVLLALTQAGVSREDAYAMVQRNALKVWEQRTDFKEELLADADVVAALGTDQIEEKFDMDYHTKHVDTIFTRVFGES